The following are encoded together in the Hippoglossus stenolepis isolate QCI-W04-F060 chromosome 12, HSTE1.2, whole genome shotgun sequence genome:
- the LOC118119321 gene encoding uncharacterized protein LOC118119321 — protein MSSSGQVSSSGYSMNRLQVLLTHNMSRRRVRESWAVVSRTSPTWDEYYAVRARDATASAATETEEEHFSPVEEEKDPVDPYDEEQGSSTPYPVDQHPPSNASLPARATTSGASLHRAPRSRSYNPTQRRSSAASHPYRAQSYHESRRTCGDDCCFNYNQRSYRRRYTSGMSGRYRSRPSLEHIPVTIQPTRWYQVVGRRQCSNCRYQGRHQMTSWMCQSCKVPLCLMPFRNCYGIWHRQRC, from the exons ATGAGCAGCAGCGGACAGGTCAGTAGTTCAGGTTATAGCATGAACAGGCTGCAGGTGCTGTTGACACACAACATGTCGAGAAGACGCGTCAGGGAGTCGTGGGCCGTCGTGTCCAGAACCAGCCCCACGTGGGACGAGTACTACGCGGTCCGAGCCCGCGACGCGACCGCGTCTGCAGCGACGGAGACCGAGGAGGAGCA TTTTAGTCCagtggaagaggagaaggatcCTGTGGATCCATATGATGAAGAACAGGGGTCATCTACTCCCTACCCAGTGGATCAGCATCCACCTTCCAATGCCTCACTCCCAGCCCGTGCAACAACATCTGGCGCATCACTCCACAGAGCTCCGAGGTCAAGGTCTTACAACCCAACCCAGAGGAGGAGCTCTGCTGCATCACACCCCTACAGAGCACAAAGCTATCATGAATCAAGACGCACGTGTGGCGACGACTGCTGCTTCAACTATAATCAAAGAAGTTACAGACGAAGGTACACGTCAGGGATGTCAGGGAGATACAGGTCAAGACCGTCACTGGAGCACATTCCTGTGACTATCCAGCCTACCAGGTGGTACCAGGTTGTCGGGAGAAGGCAGTGCAGCAACTGCAGATACCAGGGGAGGCACCAGATGACATCTTGGATGTGCCAGAGCTGCAAGGTGCCCCTGTGTCTGATGCCATTCAGAAACTGCTATGGTATATGGCACAGGCAGAGATGTTGA